Genomic segment of Papaver somniferum cultivar HN1 unplaced genomic scaffold, ASM357369v1 unplaced-scaffold_5, whole genome shotgun sequence:
caaatatttaggtagTATATGTGTTATTATGACGTGCACAGACAATAATGACGTGTtttcttaacgtgttgtgttgtgttgtgtcacGTGTTCATATGTGCCGCGTGCTGTGATGGGTTGCTGTGCCAATTAATCAAACCCAGCACGTCCCATTTAACTAACGTGTTAGTGCCATGCAGTGCTAAGTCACGTGCCATTCTgggctgtgctcgtgctggcacaacccaatttacacctctacccGGTGCCATATATGAAACCAAAGGCACAAATCAGTTGGGCAACAAATTTATGGACCTATTGAGTACGGCTATATATCATGTTTGAAAGTGTTCTTAgcgaaaaaagaaaataaaactgaaaaatGTTTGTAAAATGCACCACAGTGAAATGCGAGACATAGATACGGCAGTGGAGCCATCTATGTAAATCATAACAGCGTTTCCCTTTTTCGCTTTCCAGCTTCCTCCATATAAGTACCAGGATTTAGTGAAACTAAGCTCTGAACGTAACTCTCCGATACAAGACAATAAAACCCACCATTAAGgtcatctaactcctttaaaagcCTAAGGTCATTAGGCTCCATGTTGAACCGTGATCCTCACCCTCACACAGAATTGCTCCGTTCCACTTTTCCTCAAAGAAGAGGAAAACAAGGcttttttttgctaaaaaaataatttttatatttatcatcccggaaaccaaaacaaaaaaaaagaaaaaaacgctAGGATATTCTATCAAATATTCCGTGATAGTTTAATCTCTGTCAGAATAATCAGGCAACGGATTCCGTGAGAGTTTAATCTATTTTGCCTGATTATTGTGTTGAAGATGCTATACAGGAGATTCTATGTGGTGTTGAGATCTTTCAGACTTCAAATAGGAGATGATATGCTTGACCTGCAGAAAACAAAAACCCTACCAATTCTTCTTCCCCTTTATTCTTATTTTGCTGCCGCTTCTTCCTTGTTTATTCTCTTCATTGTTTCTTTTTAAAAATTGTTTCATTAATTTACAAGTTTCCTGTTTCGATAGTAGCCGATAGTGTAAACCGTAATTTTGAATACCGGGTAAAAACGATATTCCTGGAAAAGAAaaggttttagatttttgttaAGATTTCGTTTGATTTAAGCTGTACTTTATTGGCTTTCttctaattatttatttttattggtttgatttttgttttttcgcACTACGATTGTTTTATATTTACAGGAACTGATGTTGGAGAGGGGCGCGATCTTCTATCCATCATATCTCGGTTTGGTAACCTAACGGATCGCATATGCAATGGGTCTTCAGGTGTAGCCTCTAAGTTGTTAACTGAAGGTCTCTTGATCTTTTCAGCTCATTCAAGTATTCATCCAGGTATTCATCTCTGAACAATGAAACTGACAAAGAATATTTTTCTATATTTTGAAACTAATTTTCTGAGTTGCTATTCAGGCAATGGTCTCTTGATCTTTTCAGCTCATTTAGGTATTCATTCACTTCTGTAATTCTATCTTATGCTTTCGCTTCTTTTGTTTGATCAGTGATCTGTTTGTTTGTGTTTGATTTATCATTAGAAAATTCTCTACTAAACGAATCTAAATCTCCTAACGCTAATCGCATCTCTGAACAATGAAACTGTCAAAGAATATTTTTCTATACTTTGAAACTAATTTTGCTGAATTGCTATTCAGGCAATGGTATATAGActgagagcaactgcagtggtgcgagtataaccaaagaccaaagaggaaaaaaaagaccaaattttgggtttaatctggtgtgtgaccctacggtggaaaaactaaatttggtcagacggacattataccaacgcctggtgtggggcgtagaatataccaacgcctggtgtggggcggggagtatacgttcgcccggtgtagaagaaaagataaaaaaaaaagaaaaaaaagtggggcggaggtattatgcccgccccatgcatttgaagtttgtaaagagtggggcggaggtattaaacccgccccacacaaaagattaaaaaaaaaaagacgggcgtgtattatacgttcgcctggtgtggggcgtggactatacgtccgcctggggtggggcgtggactatacgtccgcctggttatggggcgtggactataaacgcccgactatatttgggtttggtcttggtcgcagaccaaatttgatctggattttagtctttgatcaaattttggtcgatggtccgtcccactacgcctatcaactggacactatatttgggtttagtcctcCATTGTGGACGCTCCGAGTGGATCAAACTACGGGTTTGGAAATTAATATATTGGAAAACTGAGCACGGTGCACTCATTTTCTATAAGAGGTTTGCAACTGTTGTCGGTATTAAAATCCACAAGTTGACTACCTTTATAACAGTTTTCTCTCATTTTATGAGATCTAAACCAGTATCAGTCAGTTATATGATATGCAGATTTTCAAATAAAATGGAAAGGAAAAACAAATATGTGCAGTATTTCCCCTTCCCTCCTTCGGTTATTAGCCAGTCTTTGTTCTGTTTTTGGTTATAGCATAATTAGCATCTGTTTCAATTTCATTTAAGGTTTTTTCAGTACAAAAGTTTCCAAGGGGAAGTAATTAGGTGTAACAATATAATGTATTGCACTAAACTTAAAATCAAACTACAGTCTTGAAAAATAAATTGGAAAAGGAAGTGTGGTTCGATCTCGGGAAGTGCAAAAGATTGATTTATATTACTGAAGTGTGATCACATCAGTGGTTTCCCTCATGCCTTAAAAGGCCAACATGGTCGAGATGGCCATATGATTGGTTTATATTACTGTATTAGTGTTGTATTTCTTCCACGTAACTTAGCTCTTTCCATGAAATTTAGTTTGTAGGTTTCATCAATGAACTTGGAGAGCTGTTGATGTGGTTTATTGATTATTGATGTATTTTTAGTGAGTATTTTAGGTTTTATTTGTTTGGGTGAACTGAAATAGGTTCAGATGATTGCAGACTCGGATCTTGATGGCGAGTAGGGTTATTGAACAATCAACTAAATGGATATTATTATGATCCAAATCGGGCTTCTATTACTCGGACGCAATAGGTATTTGCTTTTACATGATCTTCTTTTTGtctcatttcgcttaattttgcatttttattttttccttcgatTTTCCAAGAACTCTCTGCACACAGGAAACACAAGGATTATTTGGTATATAGATACTGTTGCGTGTTATAAGACCCATGAATTCCCAGTCTTTTACGTAAACAATTGGCTCGAGGTGCTACCGTCTGAACTTTATATTTGTTTCCATGTTTTTGCTATTGGTAAACCTGAAACCTTTTCTTTCTGTCTCTTTGTTTATCCGAATGAATAAACCCTAACCCTTTTATTCTATTTTGCAGGTATTTTCTTTACTCTCGATAAACAACGAATAATGACGTATATGTTGAAAATTTCTTTTATTCTATTTTGCAGGTATTTTCTTACTCTCGATAAGCAACGAAATGACGTATATGTGGAAAATTTAGGAGACAAATGGCTGGAGACTTTCTTCCGGAGCATCTCTAGAGAAATTATTTTTAGAGTACTTATCAGGTTTGTTTCCTGCAGGCAATACTATTTGTTAGCATGCTTTGATAGCCATGCATGCCATAGAGTACGTACCAGGTTTGTTTCCGTAGACTATATTGTTGTTCATTTGAGGCATGGACCCATGGTGACTAACCCAAGTTGTTGTATCATGTGTATACAGTACTTATCAGGTTTGTCTCCATGAGCCTTATTATGATTTATGTATAACTAGCTATGAATTGGAACGTCTCATTTTCCTTCTTGAATTTAAGCATttacaataacaatattttactTATTGTGGCATCATATTCTTTGGTGGTAATAAGTTATAATGAGAACGTAATGTGTGGATATCCAATTTTCAGCTATTGGAGTTTAGTATTACTAAATTTGGAGCGTCAGTTTATGTTGAATGGAAGCTATTTTGCTGCTCCAAATACCACTGCTAGGCTAGAGAGCATAATAGTGATGGTTTAAGAATCTTTAAATTTTATTAAAGTGCCACATCAATGACAATGGAATCATGATATGAGAATCCATGATTGTGGAGCATCATGGGAAGGTCATATCGTCATATAGACTTGAAGTATTTTTGTCCTCTATAAATAACTTAATGCAACCAATGTGCCAGAAAGAGAAAATTAGAGTTTATCATGAATTTTCTGTCAATGAAAATGCCACACGAAAAGCCTGTTTCAGAATTGATTTCATCAGGTGCTTATAATAATAAAACACAAACTGTAGATGTTTAAGATTTTGATCTGATGCCTTTTAAAATGTTGTCGGATTTGTTTGTTTTTCGGCAAAATAATCTGTTCACCTGATATTTTTTTGACCCAAGGTAATGTCTTTGATCTGTTTCTTAGATAAAATGATGGTATGTACGAGTAAGATTGAAATAATTTGTTCTTCTGATGTACTTAAAAGATGATTTATTTCATAGATaggtgatattttttttctttatagaaCTGATGGTAAGGCAAAGTGAACTTTAGGAGAATGCTACCGATGCCTTGGAACTTCGGGTCAGACTCTAGATAGGAAAACTCATATAGTTCTATCTATTTTTCTAAAATGTTTAAGGGGATCTTCAGTGCTTTGTATGTACTTGCATCAAAAAAGTTTCTGATTGTGTTTGTCCATTTCTGTTGGGTTGCAGGCATGATGCAAAGCCATCTTGAAAGGAGAAGACTTGAGGTAACGTAAATGAATTGGTTGAACTTCTCTTTTTTAGAAATAATTGAAAAACATCTCATTTCGCAACTAAAAGGCGTAACTTGTGCAGCCGAATTGACtgagtttgttgttgttgtcgtcCAGCAAATAAGCAAAGGAAGACCGAGTTGTGCCTTTCCGTACTTGACAGCGAAGGTTAAATCTTGAAACAATAACTTGCTTTTATTTTACTGTTAAATGTTAAATGGAGTGGTATTTATAAACATGGAACTAACTGGATACATTTACTTCCCTCTCTTTGATATGTATACAACATACCGTATACCACTTTTGTTCATGGATGGTTGTACATCTCCGGTATcatatgtcaaagattatttttattttgatttcatcTCACTCTTGGCTTGCAGGTTATTGGTTTTGTGCACTGTGTTCCGTATGCCACAACTGTACATTCTGTAACTCTGATGGCTCCACGGAAGTTGCATGTTAACCGTTTCAGCATATATACACATTCATAAATTGCTTGAGATGTTTGCTTCATCCATGGCTATAGTTTGCATTGAATCGACTGCATGAGAGAAAGAAATGGATGTAACCTTGAAGGAATACCAATTGGGTACGTCCATTTCTTATTAGTCGTGACTCGTGAAGCAAGTCTTGATATACAAGGGACGGAGGAAAATCATCATGAGGACAATGAGAGAGGAAGGAGAAACGGATAATGTTGCAGTTTATATAAACTTTCATATACTGGAGCATTCCAACAGTGGGGGATATTTAGTTTACCATGTGGAATAATACTGCATTAGGGGCTTGGTATGGTATTAATCTTAATCTGTACAAGAAAGGTTTCTTTTGTGAAATTATTAAGATTTTTAGACAaccaaaagattgaaaattggatTTAGATGTCAACTTCAATACTGTAAATTGTAAATCCTATTTAGATGATAAGTAATAATTAATGAAAGGCTTGCACTTTTCAATTAATTTTCAGATCATTGGGTTGATCTAAAATGGTTAGTATTTGAGCTTATGCTTATTTAAATTTTTGGGTGGATCATCGGGCTTGGTAGTAACACATTTTCTAAGCAGTAACAATATTTCTCTAAATCCCATGTTATTGCGGAAACTCTCTACAATTCAACCAGATAGACCAAATTAGAAatccacaccaaattaaaaatccaCGGGCCATATCCAAGCGACAATGCAACACGACGGAACAAGGTGAAGCCCCacgacaccaaatcaaaaatgcacgaTAGGAAGAAGCCAAGACGAgctaaaccaaatcaaaaatcctaatcgacaggcgaggcgaagccgagccacacccaTTTGAAAATCCTAAGCGACGGGCAAGGCGAAGCTGAGCCACACCCAATCAAAAATGCTGacaacaaatcaaaaatgtaAGACGAGACGAGGCGAAGATTTTGTGCCCATGCCCGGTGAGCTTATATGACTTAGCATTTAAACCATATACTCACACTCACCATGCATAGTAtatggttaaaaaaaaaatgtctgaTGCATAGCAAGTTACCAGGTACGTTTTCAACTGATATCATCTTTCGTGATTTTTTTTCCTtagtgtagtatgggatgccgtAAGAATATTAATCCATCACTCTAAAAGATTATATTTAATCAACTACATTCTTAGTGACTTTTGTGTGGGTTCATTCATCCGGTAGTTACAATAATTAGGCAATGTTGATCAAATTGTTTTGCCGCAACAAGTGATACCGTTTCACCGTTTAGGacctttttcataattttattaatgGGGATGTGTATATTCTCCATGGGTTTTTTGTTCTGAATTTAGTTAAGCAGGTATTATCATTTGTTTCTGTTCCTAAATAAATTAAGTTTCTTATTTTGGGCTAATTTAGTTTGTTCCAAATCAaatcgggacggggcgaggcgaggAGAAGCCGAAGCCgggctttaccaaatcaaaaatatggttggGCCAGGCGTAGCCGATCCAtaccaaatcaaatcgggacgGGGCGAGTGAAGTCGAAGCGGAGCTtaccaaattaaaaataattttatggaTGGGTATCTGtatattttccatttttttttgttgcgaATTTAGCTAAGCAGTTATTATCATTTCTTTTGTTCCCAAACAAATTAAGCCCCTTATTTTGGgcgaggcgaggcgaagccgagctttaccaaataaaaaatatgattaaaagaaaaagatgcccgggcgtagcacgggcacaaaatctagtcgaAATTAAGAAACCTAATTCTGTCATTCTTTTCACCATATAATGCGAAACCCTTGCGAACTTGTATTAGAATCTCTTCATTCTTAAAAGACCAATAAAACTTTAACGAACGAGAATATGCAGAAATTCGTACTTGAGCAGTGGTGAATTTTTTAACCCAAGATTCTCTCACTCCATAATTTTGAATGACCCATACATCAACTCGAACATCATCGATACCACAAACTAAGCAAAGGGAATCTCCCAACACTCCAAGCAGGTAGGTTTGATTACCTTGAATAATCTTCTCTGGATAAGGCATATTCATGAACTTCTCACTGCCAATATCAAAAGAAAGTATAAATTTGTAGTAATCAGGGATATAGGATGCCGACCAATGAAGAACACCATTCAGAAGCAAACCTGCTGATCCAGTTTGGACATACCCATGAGTTACAGTGTTGAATCTTCTCCATGGATTAGATTTTAACGTGTATGCATGAACTTCATTCTGTGTTATACATAACAACTTGTAATCTTTAATTTTGGTATCGTAACCAAACCCATAACAAGTGATTGGAAATTCGCCTTTTGGTAGTATAATTTCCTTGTACTCATTCGTTGATGGGTTCCAAAGAATCAATGTATGACTGCCACTGGCCCCTAAACAAAGCAACCCATTACAGGATCCCAAAAATTTCATGTGACGACTTTCAACTCCATTCACTTTTACCACTGGATTATCCATCAGTTCCGTCACACTTGCATGAAGATGACGCTTTTAATACTGAAGCATAATTTATCGAATAAAATATAGCTGCATCACCAGAGTCCTCGCGATAATTAGCATATTTGATTATGATTCTAGGGTTTTTGCTGTTAAGAACAAGGTGATAATTGATAAATTGGGGAGCACTAACTAATTTATACCAACTCTTGCATACGGACTTGAAACGTAAGATGGATTTCACTGGTAACCTTAATATAATCTCTTCTTGGATCTCTTCGGGAATGCTCGACATTGTTGCCTCTTGCCTTTCTATGCTCTCAGGGAATTAGGGTTTTTCTCTGCTCTCATGGAATTAGGGTTTAAAGGTATATGTAGGGGTCAGTTGGCGGGAGCTGTTAAGAAGAGAGAGAGACAGCCCTTGCAGGGTAGAGTTTCTACCCGGGCTGATAATAAAAAACAAGCCCATCTAAAGGGTACAGTGCTAATTTGCCAGTGTGATGTATATCTTCAATGACGTAATTAGTCAACTTTAAAAAGTTGGATAGGACGCATTCAGTTTGATTATTAGATTAGGTGTAATCATTTGTTTCAAATTAGGGGCTGAAAAATTACAATCATCAATCAcctattttccttttttctttttctttttagcgAAGCTTAGCAGATGCAGGACTGTACCTCTAGCATGCAAAGCTAGCGCGCTTTGTTAAACTAGTTACACAAGAGAAAAAAAGGAATGCCCAAAATTTATTTCAGCAAGAGTCAAACATGACCAGATAGATATGCAATCGGATTAGCTGAAAACACGAAGGATAATAACTTAAGACAGGATAGCTGGGATGGCTTTACGGCTCCATTTTGCAATACCAGTTATCCACTGCGTGAAAATTCTATGACATAAAAAATGGAGAGATTTCATGCTAAACCcaataaaaaacaaacaaagatATAAAGCCCCGACTGGAACTATATATGCAtgagaaaaaatataaaaatataaaaatttgcTGCAATGGAACTAAATGAACAAGAAGTGTGGTCCAAAGAGGATTATGCGGACACAAGAATCTTAATGTACATTACTCATCCCTTTCTGAACATTTTCACAACCCCATTTGTGTTGATATACAACCTGAAAATATTTATCCAAGGATTATGCGTTTACTAATGCGGTGCTCAAATTCTTCAAGATCTTCAGGATCGATGGAGCCATCTGGTAAATCAGGATTATGTACTTACCACTCTGATTTCTGTTTTTGTCCGTATAAGTAACTTTAGTGAAACTAAGCTATCAACGTAACTCTGCAAGTCGTAACCGTCAATACTACCATCACTGCTATTAgaattcacaaacctaattctgcCAGTTTTTTTATGATATAATACAACATCTTCAAGAACTTGCATTAGAATCTCCCCATTTTCAGAATAACGATAGAGCTTTAATAAATGAGGATATGAAGTAATATTTACTTGGGTAGTGGTGAATTTCTTAATCCAAGATTTTCATACTCCATAATTTTACATGACCCCGTACATCAACTCAAACATCAAAATTACCACAAACTAGCAAAGGGAATGTCCCAACACTATAAGATAAGAACTATCGGTTGGACAAACTATAATGTTACCGATTTGGAGCGTTTCGACGGTGGAGGTGGTGCCTATCCAATAAGGAGCAACATTAAATTTGGTAGTTCCGTCTTCCATAAGACACTTATCACCATTTTACGGGTGACCGTGGTATTGAAAAGGCTGTATTAACACCACAAGACGCTTATCATCATGATTGTCCTCCACTGGTCAAAATGTcatattgaaaagacagaatTAACACCATAAGATGCTTATCACCATGATTCTCACCCACAGGTGAAATGTCACATATGTTTGATGTTGGAATAAGAGTATTATTTTCTCTAACGtctcactgtttttttttttaatataaagagtattatattaactagttggaagcctaacaaactaagctccaacaacatactacattAACTACTGATTTGCTTTTTCTTTAATTGACATTATTTTTTCACTGAATGAGATAAGGGAATAAGATGTATTTATACTCTTAAAGTGACTAATAAATCGATATTTGGTGCACTAAAAATAAATGAATCGCCTAAACTAATGTAATGCTCAACGAATACGAGTTTGCAACTCAAACtgcttgtatatatttttttaaatgtaCGTAATTTCTACTGTGTGATTGGTTTGAAATTTTTTCCCGAATAATTTAAAGGAAGAAAAGATCTGGAGGCTCGAAAAATTCGTAAATACGTAAAGGGTAAAGCTATAGTCCATTACCATTACTATTAAAACATAAAAGATCGAAAAATGACAAGGAAATCCAAATATGGCCCTTACTTTGAAAATGTTGTCAATCCTGCCAAAATCATA
This window contains:
- the LOC113342929 gene encoding F-box/kelch-repeat protein At3g06240-like, which encodes MDNPVVKVNGVESRHMKFLGSCNGLLCLGASGSHTLILWNPSTNEYKEIILPKGEFPITCYGFGYDTKIKDYKLLCITQNEVHAYTLKSNPWRRFNTVTHGYVQTGSAGLLLNGVLHWSASYIPDYYKFILSFDIGSEKFMNMPYPEKIIQGNQTYLLGVLGDSLCLVCGIDDVRVDVWVIQNYGVRESWVKKFTTAQVRISAYSRSLKFYWSFKNEEILIQVRKGFALYGEKNDRIRFLNFD